One part of the Sarcophilus harrisii chromosome 5, mSarHar1.11, whole genome shotgun sequence genome encodes these proteins:
- the LOC111721251 gene encoding cytochrome c: MGDVEKGKKIFVQKCAQCHTVEKGGKHKTGPNLHGLFGRKTGQAPGFTYTDANKNKGIIWGDDTLMEYLENPKKYIPGTKMIFAGIKKKGEREDLIAYLKKSTNE; the protein is encoded by the exons ATGGGGGACGTGGAGAAGGGCAAGAAGATCTTCGTGCAGAAGTGCGCCCAGTGCCACACGGTGGAGAAGGGCGGCAAGCACAAGACCGGGCCCAACCTGCACGGGCTCTTCGGCCGCAAGACCGGCCAGGCCCCCGGCTTCACCTACACAGACGCCAACAAGAACAAAG GCATCATCTGGGGAGACGACACCCTGATGGAGTACCTGGAAAACCCCAAGAAGTACATCCCGGGCACAAAGATGATCTTCGCCGGCAtcaagaagaagggggagagggaagactTGATAGCCTACCTCAAGAAGAGCACCAATGAGTAA